A stretch of the Asticcacaulis sp. ZE23SCel15 genome encodes the following:
- the hisF gene encoding imidazole glycerol phosphate synthase subunit HisF, with the protein MLARRIIPCLDVKDGKVVKGVQFVGHEVLGDAVDMALRYRDEGADELVLYDITASAEGRTVDYNWVRDIARALDIPFCVAGGIRSAEQAVKCLNSGADKVSINSPALERPDLINELAEMAGSQCVVVGVDSRELDGDYYVHQYSGDPDKIRAAGRRTLDWVVEAQSRGAGEIVLNCMNQDGVRKGYDLTQLRLVRDLIDIPLVASGGAGAVAHFTDVFDQCDVSGALAASVFHKKIIHIPDLKRDLQTAGIAVRI; encoded by the coding sequence TTAGCTAGACGCATCATCCCCTGTCTCGATGTCAAGGACGGCAAGGTCGTCAAGGGCGTGCAGTTTGTTGGCCACGAAGTCCTGGGCGACGCGGTCGATATGGCGTTGCGCTACCGCGACGAAGGTGCGGATGAGCTGGTGCTGTACGACATCACCGCCTCTGCCGAAGGCCGCACGGTCGATTATAACTGGGTGCGCGATATTGCCCGCGCGCTCGATATCCCGTTCTGCGTGGCGGGCGGCATCCGCTCAGCCGAGCAGGCCGTCAAGTGCCTCAACAGCGGGGCGGATAAGGTGTCGATCAATTCCCCAGCGCTGGAACGGCCCGACCTGATCAACGAACTGGCCGAAATGGCCGGATCGCAGTGTGTGGTGGTGGGGGTGGATAGTCGTGAACTCGACGGTGACTACTACGTCCACCAATACTCCGGCGATCCGGACAAAATCCGCGCGGCGGGCCGCCGAACCCTCGACTGGGTGGTCGAAGCGCAATCGCGTGGTGCCGGTGAGATTGTACTCAACTGCATGAATCAGGATGGGGTGCGCAAAGGTTATGACCTGACGCAACTGCGGCTGGTGCGCGACCTGATCGACATCCCGCTGGTAGCGTCTGGTGGGGCCGGTGCGGTGGCGCATTTTACCGACGTGTTCGATCAGTGTGATGTGTCGGGCGCCTTGGCGGCGTCTGTTTTCCACAAAAAAATCATTCACATCCCCGACCTGAAACGCGACCTGCAAACGGCAGGGATTGCGGTGAGAATTTAA
- the hisIE gene encoding bifunctional phosphoribosyl-AMP cyclohydrolase/phosphoribosyl-ATP diphosphatase HisIE: MSKDHKLNTSLTLTDIDALDFDKGDGLIPAIVQHADTLQVLMLGYMDKAALTETLTDGQVTFHSRSKGGRWRKGETSGDFLNLDRILTDCDEDALLVYARPVGPTCHFKTTSCFGDETAPGIGFMGQLATVVAERAKASPAASYTARLMQKGVAKIAQKVGEEGLETALAGRCGDLEELHAEAADLLYHLSVLLMARETSLDNVLDVLRDRHR; encoded by the coding sequence ATGTCCAAAGACCACAAACTGAACACCTCGCTCACTCTCACCGATATCGACGCGCTCGATTTCGATAAGGGTGACGGCCTGATCCCCGCGATCGTGCAGCACGCAGATACGCTGCAAGTCCTGATGCTGGGCTATATGGATAAGGCGGCTTTGACGGAGACGTTGACTGACGGTCAGGTGACGTTTCATTCGCGTTCCAAGGGCGGGCGCTGGCGCAAGGGTGAAACGTCGGGGGATTTCCTGAACCTTGACCGCATCCTGACCGACTGCGACGAAGACGCGTTGCTGGTCTATGCTCGCCCGGTCGGGCCGACCTGCCATTTCAAGACGACTTCATGTTTTGGCGATGAGACTGCCCCCGGCATCGGTTTTATGGGCCAGTTGGCCACCGTCGTGGCTGAACGTGCGAAGGCGTCTCCGGCGGCTTCGTACACCGCCCGACTGATGCAAAAGGGCGTGGCCAAGATCGCGCAAAAGGTCGGTGAAGAAGGTCTGGAAACCGCGCTGGCCGGTCGCTGCGGTGATCTGGAGGAACTGCACGCTGAGGCCGCCGACCTGCTGTACCACCTGTCGGTGCTGCTAATGGCGCGCGAAACCTCGCTGGACAATGTGCTGGATGTCCTGCGTGACCGGCACAGATAG